In Pseudoduganella albidiflava, a single window of DNA contains:
- a CDS encoding SPOR domain-containing protein, producing the protein MGLFSKFGKNKQQSPEDSGYYRAADDRAITERARSKRASSADSAGATRGRARKDAPDPVLPEKKRARRRLVGAIALALAVAIGLPMVLDSEPKPLNNDIAIQIPPRDKPDNSAKAAADDTAAEDAAAAADAKEPEESLADAKTAQAEALDQSEEIVEPEDHTPVVAAPPRPLPKLEERPVPVKTEPPKVAKLEVKPEPKPEAKPKHEPKAAGWDEPKVEPKKLAEARPEPKKPEPKAEAKPEAKPVPKTDDAARALALLEGKAAPAAAPADSGRYVIQVAALAAKDKVEELQGKLRDAGIKSFTQKSPSGELTRVKVGPFGSREEAEKAKAKLQKIGLSGSLSPA; encoded by the coding sequence ATGGGCTTGTTCTCGAAATTCGGTAAAAACAAGCAGCAGTCCCCAGAAGACAGCGGCTACTACCGCGCCGCGGATGACCGCGCCATCACGGAGCGGGCCCGCTCCAAGCGCGCCTCGTCCGCCGACAGCGCCGGCGCCACCCGTGGCCGCGCCCGCAAGGATGCTCCCGATCCCGTATTGCCTGAAAAGAAGCGCGCGCGCCGCCGCCTGGTGGGGGCGATCGCGCTGGCGCTGGCCGTGGCGATCGGCCTGCCGATGGTGCTCGATTCCGAGCCGAAGCCGCTGAACAACGACATCGCCATCCAGATTCCGCCGCGCGACAAACCCGACAACAGTGCCAAGGCCGCCGCGGACGACACTGCAGCCGAGGACGCCGCTGCCGCCGCCGACGCCAAGGAACCGGAAGAATCCCTGGCCGATGCCAAGACCGCCCAGGCCGAGGCGCTCGACCAGAGCGAGGAAATCGTCGAGCCGGAAGACCATACACCGGTCGTTGCCGCACCGCCGCGGCCGCTGCCGAAGCTGGAAGAACGGCCCGTGCCGGTGAAAACCGAGCCGCCGAAAGTGGCCAAGCTGGAAGTCAAGCCCGAACCCAAGCCGGAAGCTAAGCCGAAGCACGAGCCGAAAGCGGCCGGCTGGGACGAGCCCAAGGTGGAGCCGAAAAAGCTGGCCGAGGCCAGGCCGGAACCGAAGAAACCGGAACCGAAGGCGGAAGCCAAGCCTGAAGCGAAGCCGGTGCCGAAGACGGACGACGCGGCACGCGCCCTGGCGCTGCTGGAAGGGAAGGCCGCGCCGGCCGCGGCGCCCGCCGACAGCGGCCGCTACGTGATCCAGGTGGCGGCGCTGGCCGCCAAGGACAAGGTCGAGGAATTGCAGGGCAAGCTGCGCGATGCGGGCATCAAGTCGTTCACGCAGAAATCGCCCTCCGGTGAATTGACCCGCGTAAAAGTGGGGCCGTTCGGCAGCCGCGAGGAAGCCGAGAAGGCCAAGGCGAAGTTGCAGAAGATCGGCCTGTCCGGCAGCCTGAGCCCGGCGTGA
- the purF gene encoding amidophosphoribosyltransferase, whose product MCGIVGVVSHQPVNQLLYDALLLLQHRGQDAAGIATNHSSMFSMHKANGLVRDVFRTRNMRSLMGNSGIGHCRYPTAGSSSEEEAQPFYVNAPFGITLAHNGNLTNWEQLKTEMFKNDRRHINTDSDSEVLLNVLAHEIMRATTGYSLDAGTLFDAVTVLNRRVRGGYAAVAQIADVGLLGFRDPHGIRPLCLGINETENGTEYMLASESVALEGAGFHFVRDVEPGEAVFIDADNKLHARICADNPTLNPCVFEYVYLARPDSVIDGASVYSTRLKMGEYLAEKIKREGLADDIDVVMPIPDSSRPAAIQLALRLGKEYREGFIKNRYIGRTFIMPGQALRKKSVRQKLNAIGDEFKGKNVLLVDDSIVRGTTSREIVQMARDSGAKKVIFASAAPPVLYPNVYGIDMPTRDELIAHGRTVEEVCKEITADALVYQDLDDLKRAISDVNPALTSFEASCFDGKYITGDVSADYLDRIEHARHNPKVKVEDAARTQLNLNAATTEA is encoded by the coding sequence ATGTGTGGCATTGTCGGCGTCGTTTCCCATCAACCTGTCAACCAGCTGCTGTATGACGCGCTGCTGCTGTTGCAGCACCGCGGCCAGGATGCGGCCGGTATCGCAACGAATCACAGCAGCATGTTCTCGATGCACAAGGCCAATGGCCTCGTGCGCGACGTGTTCCGTACACGGAACATGCGTTCGCTGATGGGCAATTCGGGCATCGGCCATTGCCGCTACCCCACGGCCGGCTCGTCGTCGGAAGAGGAAGCGCAGCCGTTCTATGTCAACGCGCCGTTCGGCATCACGCTGGCCCACAACGGCAACCTGACCAACTGGGAACAGCTCAAGACCGAGATGTTCAAGAACGATCGCCGCCACATCAACACCGATTCCGACTCGGAAGTGCTGCTGAACGTGCTGGCCCACGAAATCATGCGCGCCACCACCGGTTATTCGCTGGACGCCGGCACGCTGTTCGACGCGGTCACCGTGCTGAACCGCCGCGTGCGCGGTGGCTACGCGGCCGTGGCGCAGATCGCCGATGTCGGCCTGCTGGGCTTCCGCGATCCGCACGGCATCCGTCCGCTGTGCCTGGGCATCAATGAAACCGAGAACGGCACCGAATACATGCTGGCTTCGGAATCGGTGGCGCTGGAAGGCGCCGGCTTCCACTTCGTGCGCGACGTGGAACCGGGCGAAGCCGTGTTCATCGATGCCGACAACAAGCTGCACGCGCGCATCTGTGCCGACAATCCCACGCTGAACCCGTGCGTGTTCGAGTATGTGTACCTGGCCCGCCCCGATTCCGTGATCGACGGCGCCTCCGTCTACAGCACCCGCCTGAAGATGGGCGAATACCTGGCCGAGAAGATCAAGCGCGAAGGCCTGGCCGACGACATCGACGTCGTCATGCCGATCCCCGATTCGTCGCGCCCGGCTGCGATCCAGCTGGCGCTGCGCCTCGGCAAGGAATACCGCGAAGGCTTCATCAAGAACCGCTACATCGGCCGCACCTTCATCATGCCGGGCCAGGCACTGCGCAAGAAATCGGTGCGCCAGAAGCTGAACGCCATCGGCGACGAGTTCAAGGGCAAGAACGTGCTGCTGGTCGACGATTCCATCGTGCGCGGCACCACCAGCCGCGAGATCGTGCAGATGGCGCGCGATTCCGGCGCCAAGAAAGTGATCTTCGCCTCGGCCGCGCCGCCGGTGCTGTATCCGAACGTGTACGGCATCGACATGCCGACCCGCGACGAGCTGATCGCCCACGGCCGCACCGTCGAGGAGGTGTGCAAGGAAATCACCGCCGACGCGCTGGTGTACCAGGACCTGGACGACCTGAAGCGTGCCATCTCGGACGTCAACCCGGCGCTGACGAGCTTTGAGGCATCGTGCTTCGACGGCAAGTACATCACCGGCGACGTATCGGCCGACTACCTCGACCGCATCGAGCACGCCCGGCACAATCCCAAGGTGAAGGTCGAGGACGCCGCGCGCACCCAGCTGAACCTGAACGCGGCCACCACCGAAGCGTAA
- the rpsF gene encoding 30S ribosomal protein S6, with translation MRHYEIVFIVHPDQSEQVPAMIERYKASVTSRGGNVHRVEDWGRRQMAYSIQKLAKAHYICMNIECDNDTLVELETAFKFNDAVLRHLTVKMKKAETAPSPMMKSVQREDAAKSHRAEAAAAPAAAAA, from the coding sequence ATGCGTCACTACGAAATCGTATTTATCGTCCATCCGGACCAGAGCGAGCAAGTGCCCGCGATGATCGAACGTTACAAAGCCAGCGTGACCTCGCGCGGCGGTAACGTGCACCGCGTGGAAGACTGGGGCCGCCGTCAAATGGCGTACTCCATCCAGAAGCTGGCCAAGGCTCACTACATCTGCATGAACATCGAGTGCGACAACGACACTCTGGTCGAACTGGAAACCGCGTTCAAATTCAATGATGCCGTGCTGCGCCACCTGACCGTCAAGATGAAGAAAGCGGAAACCGCTCCTTCGCCGATGATGAAGTCGGTCCAGCGTGAAGACGCCGCCAAGAGCCACCGCGCTGAAGCCGCGGCCGCTCCTGCAGCAGCTGCAGCCTAA
- the trpB gene encoding tryptophan synthase subunit beta: MNSPSDLAVPLFHATDYQLPDATGHFGPYGGSFVAETLTYALAELNEAYARYSQDPEFLEEFRYELKHFVGRPSPIYHAKRWSELAGGAQIYFKREDLNHTGAHKINNVIGQALLAKRMGKPRIIAETGAGQHGVATATICARFGLECVVYMGAEDVKRQAQNVYRMKLLGATVVPVESGSKTLKDALNEAMRDWVTNIENTFYIIGTVAGPHPYPMLVRDFQSVIGEECLVQMPEMTGRQPDYVLACIGGGSNAMGIFYPYIDQKDTRLIGVEAAGEGLDTNKHAASLTKGYPGVLHGNRTYLLQSDDGQIIETHSVSAGLDYPGVGPEHAWLKDSGRAQYVSITDEEALKAFHDCCHIEGIIPALESSHALAYAAKLAATLPKDQIVLVNLSGRGDKDMHTVAERMGMNFG, encoded by the coding sequence ATGAATTCCCCATCCGATCTTGCCGTACCCCTGTTCCACGCCACCGATTACCAGCTGCCCGACGCGACCGGCCACTTCGGCCCGTACGGCGGCTCCTTCGTTGCCGAAACCCTGACCTATGCGCTGGCCGAGCTGAACGAAGCCTATGCCCGCTACAGCCAGGATCCCGAATTCCTCGAAGAATTCCGTTACGAGCTGAAGCACTTCGTCGGCCGGCCATCGCCGATCTACCACGCCAAGCGCTGGTCCGAACTGGCCGGCGGCGCGCAAATCTACTTCAAGCGCGAAGACCTGAACCACACCGGCGCGCACAAGATCAACAACGTGATCGGCCAGGCGCTGCTCGCCAAGCGCATGGGCAAGCCGCGCATCATCGCCGAAACCGGCGCTGGCCAGCATGGCGTGGCCACGGCCACTATCTGCGCCCGCTTCGGCCTCGAGTGCGTGGTGTACATGGGTGCCGAGGATGTCAAGCGGCAGGCCCAGAACGTCTACCGGATGAAACTGCTGGGCGCCACCGTCGTGCCCGTCGAATCCGGTTCGAAAACGCTCAAGGATGCGCTGAACGAAGCGATGCGCGACTGGGTCACCAACATTGAAAACACCTTCTACATCATCGGCACGGTGGCCGGCCCGCACCCTTACCCGATGCTGGTGCGCGACTTCCAGTCCGTGATCGGCGAGGAATGCCTGGTGCAGATGCCCGAGATGACGGGCCGCCAGCCCGACTACGTGCTGGCCTGCATCGGCGGCGGCTCGAACGCGATGGGCATCTTCTACCCGTACATCGACCAGAAGGACACCCGGCTGATCGGCGTGGAAGCGGCCGGCGAGGGCCTCGACACGAACAAGCACGCCGCTTCGCTGACGAAGGGTTACCCGGGTGTGCTGCACGGCAACCGCACCTACCTGCTGCAGAGCGACGATGGCCAGATCATCGAAACGCACTCGGTGTCCGCCGGCCTCGACTACCCGGGCGTGGGCCCCGAGCATGCCTGGCTGAAGGATTCCGGCCGCGCGCAGTACGTGTCGATCACGGACGAGGAAGCGCTAAAGGCATTCCACGACTGTTGCCACATCGAAGGCATCATCCCCGCGCTGGAATCGTCGCACGCGCTGGCCTACGCCGCCAAGCTGGCCGCCACGCTGCCGAAGGACCAGATCGTGCTGGTCAACCTGTCCGGCCGCGGCGACAAGGACATGCATACCGTGGCCGAGCGCATGGGCATGAATTTCGGCTGA
- the accD gene encoding acetyl-CoA carboxylase, carboxyltransferase subunit beta, translated as MSWLEKLLPPRIQRSEAAARKTMPEGLWVKCPSCEAVLYRTDLESNLHVCPKCDHHMRIRARERLDALLDAGGRYEIGQETLPVDTLKFKDSKKYPDRLKQAMEATGETDAMVCMGGSIMSLPVVVACFEFEFMGGSMGSVVGERFARAAQVALEQKVPFICITATGGARMQEGLLSLMQMAKTTSMLTKLSEKKLPFISVLTDPTMGGVSASFAFMGDVVMAEPKALIGFAGPRVIENTVREKLPEGFQRSEFLLTKGAIDMIVDRRKMREEIARLLALLQNQAAEVLA; from the coding sequence ATGAGCTGGTTGGAAAAACTGCTTCCCCCCCGCATCCAGCGCTCGGAAGCCGCCGCCCGCAAGACGATGCCGGAAGGGCTGTGGGTCAAGTGCCCCTCCTGCGAGGCGGTCCTGTACCGTACCGACCTCGAGTCGAACCTGCATGTCTGCCCGAAATGCGATCACCACATGCGCATCCGCGCCCGCGAGCGCCTCGATGCCCTGCTCGATGCCGGTGGCCGCTATGAAATCGGCCAGGAAACGCTGCCGGTCGATACGCTGAAGTTCAAGGACAGCAAGAAATACCCGGATCGCCTGAAGCAGGCCATGGAAGCCACCGGCGAAACCGATGCGATGGTGTGCATGGGCGGTTCGATCATGAGCCTGCCGGTCGTGGTCGCCTGCTTCGAGTTCGAATTCATGGGCGGCTCGATGGGTTCCGTGGTCGGCGAACGCTTCGCCCGCGCGGCCCAGGTGGCGCTCGAGCAGAAGGTACCATTCATTTGCATCACCGCCACCGGCGGCGCGCGCATGCAGGAAGGCTTGCTGTCGCTGATGCAGATGGCCAAGACCACCTCGATGCTGACCAAGCTGTCGGAAAAGAAGCTGCCGTTCATCAGCGTGCTGACCGACCCGACGATGGGCGGCGTGTCCGCTTCGTTCGCCTTCATGGGCGACGTGGTGATGGCCGAGCCGAAAGCGCTGATCGGCTTTGCCGGCCCGCGCGTGATCGAGAACACGGTGCGTGAGAAGCTGCCGGAAGGCTTCCAGCGCAGCGAGTTCCTGCTGACCAAGGGCGCCATCGACATGATCGTCGACCGCCGCAAGATGCGCGAGGAAATCGCCCGCCTGCTGGCACTGCTGCAGAACCAGGCCGCCGAAGTGCTGGCATGA
- the rpsR gene encoding 30S ribosomal protein S18 — protein sequence MAFGKKFDKNKAKLKEKRKQQNPLFKRKKFCRFTAAGVEQVDYKDVDTLKDFIQENGKIMPARLTGTKAHYQRQVDTAIKRARYLALLPYTDLHHA from the coding sequence ATGGCATTCGGTAAAAAGTTCGACAAAAACAAAGCCAAGCTGAAAGAAAAGCGCAAACAGCAGAACCCGCTGTTCAAGCGTAAGAAGTTCTGCCGCTTCACCGCCGCTGGCGTTGAGCAAGTCGATTACAAAGACGTCGACACCCTGAAAGATTTCATCCAGGAAAACGGCAAGATCATGCCGGCACGCCTGACCGGCACGAAGGCGCACTACCAGCGTCAAGTGGATACCGCGATCAAGCGCGCGCGCTACCTGGCCCTGCTGCCGTACACCGATCTGCACCACGCCTAA
- the folC gene encoding bifunctional tetrahydrofolate synthase/dihydrofolate synthase, with protein sequence MSTPSTLPEWLALLESRHAETVINMGLDRVRAVKERLQLQFTCPVIMVAGTNGKGSTCAMLESILLRAGYRVGLYIKPHFLDFNERARVNGDLASDSMLVEAFDAVEAVRGDTPLTYFEFTTLAILHLMSKSSLDVAILEVGLGGRLDAVNVIDADVAIVTSVDIDHVDYLGGTREQIGFEKAGIFRPGKAAICSDPVPPQALVEHATAIGADLWLMGRDFNYSGDKQQWNYGGRGQRRNALAYPSLRGANQLLNASAALAALEVLKNELPVGAQEVRHGLVTVELPGRFQVLPGRPTVILDVAHNPHAASALNQNLGNMGFHPYTFAVFGSMHDKDIDGVIKAIGGSIDHWCVTTLPSPRAASASELAAKVQALAPDLHEKTVHIFDTPAQAFANAMSRAGENDRIVVFGSFLTVAGVMAARKSSLH encoded by the coding sequence ATGTCCACCCCGTCCACCTTGCCTGAATGGCTCGCGCTGCTGGAATCGCGCCACGCCGAAACCGTCATCAACATGGGCCTCGACCGCGTGCGCGCCGTCAAGGAACGCCTGCAACTGCAGTTCACCTGCCCGGTGATCATGGTGGCCGGCACCAACGGCAAGGGGTCCACCTGCGCGATGCTGGAATCGATCCTGCTGCGCGCCGGCTACCGGGTCGGGCTGTACATCAAGCCGCACTTCCTCGACTTCAACGAGCGCGCCCGCGTCAATGGCGACCTGGCCTCCGACAGCATGCTGGTCGAGGCCTTCGATGCCGTCGAGGCGGTGCGCGGCGATACGCCGCTGACCTATTTCGAGTTCACCACGCTGGCCATCCTGCACCTGATGAGCAAGTCCTCGCTCGACGTGGCGATCCTCGAAGTGGGGCTGGGCGGCCGGCTCGATGCCGTCAACGTCATCGATGCCGACGTGGCCATCGTCACCAGTGTCGATATCGACCACGTCGATTACCTGGGTGGCACGCGCGAACAGATCGGCTTTGAAAAGGCCGGAATCTTCCGCCCCGGCAAGGCGGCCATTTGCAGCGACCCGGTGCCACCGCAGGCGCTGGTCGAGCACGCCACCGCGATCGGCGCCGACCTGTGGCTGATGGGGCGCGACTTCAACTATTCCGGCGACAAGCAGCAGTGGAACTACGGCGGCCGCGGCCAGCGCCGCAACGCGCTGGCTTACCCCAGCCTGCGCGGCGCCAACCAGTTGCTGAACGCTTCGGCCGCGCTGGCCGCGCTGGAAGTGTTGAAGAACGAATTGCCGGTCGGCGCGCAGGAAGTGCGACACGGCCTGGTCACCGTCGAGCTGCCGGGCCGCTTCCAGGTGCTGCCGGGCCGCCCCACCGTGATCCTCGACGTGGCGCACAACCCCCATGCGGCCTCGGCGCTGAACCAGAACCTGGGCAATATGGGCTTCCACCCGTACACGTTCGCCGTGTTCGGCTCGATGCACGACAAGGATATCGATGGCGTCATCAAGGCCATCGGCGGCTCCATCGATCACTGGTGCGTGACCACGCTGCCATCGCCGCGCGCCGCCAGCGCATCGGAACTTGCCGCGAAAGTGCAGGCATTGGCGCCCGATCTGCATGAAAAAACCGTGCATATATTCGATACCCCGGCACAAGCTTTTGCAAATGCAATGAGCCGCGCGGGCGAGAATGATAGAATTGTGGTCTTTGGCTCGTTCCTGACGGTGGCTGGCGTCATGGCCGCCCGAAAATCTTCCCTTCACTGA
- a CDS encoding CvpA family protein: MTIFDYVVLFVLIASIIVSTLRGLVKEMLSLLGWIVAFVVANAYSAALAVLLPAVIPGEIVRLIVAFLALFIGVRMLMGLLSMAVSALIEAGGMSLADRGLGGLFGLGRGLVIVLAGVILCGMTSIPQQDFWREAMFSPIAETGVRTVKPFLPAAVAQHVQF, translated from the coding sequence GTGACGATTTTTGATTACGTGGTGCTGTTCGTGCTGATCGCTTCCATCATCGTCAGCACGCTGCGCGGCCTGGTCAAGGAAATGCTGTCCTTGCTGGGCTGGATCGTGGCCTTCGTGGTGGCCAATGCGTACAGCGCGGCATTGGCGGTGCTGTTGCCGGCCGTGATTCCCGGCGAGATCGTGCGGCTGATCGTGGCGTTCCTGGCGCTGTTCATCGGCGTGCGCATGCTGATGGGGCTGCTGTCGATGGCCGTGTCGGCACTGATCGAGGCGGGCGGCATGTCGCTGGCGGACCGCGGACTGGGCGGCCTGTTCGGCCTGGGGCGCGGCCTTGTAATCGTGCTGGCGGGCGTCATATTGTGCGGCATGACGTCGATCCCGCAGCAGGACTTCTGGCGGGAGGCCATGTTCTCCCCCATCGCGGAAACGGGCGTGCGCACCGTGAAACCGTTCCTTCCCGCTGCCGTGGCGCAGCATGTGCAATTTTAG
- the priB gene encoding primosomal replication protein N gives MNELRFTGLIAEREVIRYTPAGLPIVNAVLQHSSQQVEAGIARQTEFEIAAVAAGEISGRFSAAPLGGAYEFSGFLARKSRNSKSLVFHIIDFRAA, from the coding sequence CTGAACGAGCTGAGGTTCACCGGCCTGATCGCCGAGCGGGAAGTCATTCGCTACACCCCCGCCGGGCTGCCAATCGTGAATGCAGTATTGCAGCACAGTTCGCAGCAGGTCGAGGCAGGCATTGCCCGCCAGACGGAATTTGAAATCGCCGCGGTCGCCGCGGGAGAGATTTCAGGCCGTTTCAGCGCCGCGCCACTGGGAGGTGCCTACGAATTTTCGGGGTTCCTTGCCAGGAAAAGCCGCAACAGCAAGAGCCTGGTTTTTCACATCATTGATTTTCGTGCCGCCTGA
- the lexA gene encoding transcriptional repressor LexA codes for MIKLTARQEQILNLIRDAIESTGFPPTRAEIAAELGFKSANAAEEHLKALARKGAIEITAGTSRGIRLLGDRAARPASSTASAAASQSGFDSLPQVPAALLMQLPLIGRVAAGSPILAQENLEKTYSVDPALFSAKPDFLLKVRGESMRDVGIMDGDLLAVKKVDSAKNGQIVVARIGSEVTVKRYRRTGSTIELLPENPDFKVITVTPEDEFALEGLAVGLLRTWH; via the coding sequence ATGATCAAGCTCACCGCTAGGCAGGAACAAATTCTCAACCTGATCAGGGATGCCATCGAGTCCACCGGCTTCCCGCCAACCCGCGCCGAGATCGCCGCCGAGTTGGGGTTCAAGTCGGCCAACGCGGCCGAGGAGCACCTGAAGGCGCTCGCGCGCAAGGGCGCGATCGAAATCACCGCCGGCACTTCGCGCGGCATCCGCCTGCTGGGCGATCGGGCGGCGCGCCCGGCATCGTCCACGGCATCAGCCGCGGCATCGCAGTCCGGCTTCGACTCCCTGCCGCAAGTGCCGGCGGCATTGCTGATGCAGTTGCCGCTGATCGGCCGCGTGGCCGCGGGCTCGCCGATCCTGGCGCAGGAAAACCTGGAAAAAACCTACAGCGTCGATCCGGCCCTGTTCTCGGCGAAACCGGATTTCCTGCTGAAGGTGCGCGGCGAATCGATGCGCGATGTCGGCATCATGGACGGCGACCTGCTGGCCGTGAAGAAGGTGGACAGCGCCAAGAACGGCCAGATCGTCGTGGCCCGCATCGGCAGCGAGGTCACCGTGAAGCGCTATCGCCGCACCGGCTCCACCATCGAACTGCTGCCGGAAAATCCCGACTTCAAGGTGATCACTGTGACGCCGGAAGACGAGTTCGCGCTGGAAGGGCTGGCCGTCGGGCTGCTGCGCACCTGGCATTGA
- a CDS encoding cystathionine gamma-synthase family protein produces the protein MNDKKTYGFTTTILHGDRQKTIEQGSLHKPVHTSVAFGYTDARQLASVFQGREPGFRYGRQGNPTVSALEEKITKMEGGVATLCFATGMAAIGAVFQALLRAGDHVVSSSFLFGNTNSLWQTVAGQGVGVDFVDATDVANVESALKDNTRIVFVETIANPRTQIADLERIGALCAAKGILYIVDNTMTTPYLFQPKTVGAGLVVNSLTKSIAGHGNALGGALTDTGAYDWQRFPNIFENYKKAAPAMWGITQVRAKGLRDFGASLGPEAAHHIAVGAETLALRMERTCANAVAVANMLAADPRVAAVHYPGLPSHPQHGIATDLFKAYGSLFSFELREGIDCFDYLNRLRIAVPASNLGDTRTLVIPVAHTIFYEMGAERRASMGIAESLIRVSVGIEDTADLVEDFRQALDA, from the coding sequence ATGAACGATAAAAAAACCTACGGTTTCACGACCACGATCCTGCACGGCGACCGCCAGAAAACCATCGAGCAGGGTTCGCTGCACAAGCCCGTCCACACGTCCGTGGCGTTCGGCTATACGGATGCGCGCCAGCTGGCGTCGGTGTTCCAGGGCCGCGAGCCGGGCTTCCGCTACGGCCGCCAGGGCAATCCGACCGTCTCCGCGCTGGAGGAAAAGATCACCAAGATGGAAGGCGGCGTGGCCACGCTGTGCTTCGCCACCGGCATGGCGGCGATCGGTGCCGTGTTCCAGGCGCTGCTGCGTGCCGGCGACCACGTGGTGTCGTCGTCCTTCCTGTTCGGGAACACGAATTCGCTGTGGCAGACGGTGGCGGGGCAGGGCGTCGGCGTCGATTTCGTCGATGCGACCGATGTCGCCAATGTCGAAAGCGCGCTGAAGGACAATACGCGCATCGTGTTCGTGGAAACGATCGCCAATCCGCGCACCCAGATTGCCGACCTGGAGCGTATCGGCGCGCTGTGCGCCGCGAAGGGCATCCTGTACATCGTCGACAACACGATGACCACGCCGTACCTGTTCCAGCCGAAAACCGTGGGTGCCGGCCTGGTCGTCAATTCGCTGACGAAGTCGATCGCCGGCCACGGCAATGCGCTGGGCGGCGCGCTGACCGATACCGGCGCCTATGACTGGCAGCGCTTCCCGAACATTTTCGAGAACTACAAGAAGGCGGCGCCGGCGATGTGGGGCATCACCCAAGTGCGCGCCAAGGGCTTGCGGGACTTCGGCGCCTCGCTGGGGCCGGAGGCGGCGCACCACATCGCGGTGGGTGCGGAAACGCTGGCGCTGCGCATGGAGCGCACCTGCGCCAACGCCGTGGCCGTGGCGAACATGCTCGCGGCCGATCCACGCGTGGCGGCTGTGCACTATCCAGGCTTGCCGTCGCATCCCCAGCACGGTATCGCCACCGACCTGTTCAAGGCCTATGGCTCGCTGTTCAGCTTTGAACTGCGCGAGGGCATCGACTGCTTCGATTACCTGAACCGCCTGAGGATCGCCGTGCCGGCGTCCAACCTGGGCGATACGCGCACGCTGGTGATTCCCGTCGCGCACACGATCTTCTACGAGATGGGCGCCGAGCGCCGCGCGTCGATGGGGATTGCGGAATCGCTGATCCGCGTATCGGTCGGCATCGAGGATACCGCCGACCTGGTCGAGGATTTCCGGCAGGCGCTGGACGCATGA
- the trpA gene encoding tryptophan synthase subunit alpha produces the protein MSRIAQTFDALKAHNKTGLVTFITAGDPAPASTVPLLHALVAGGADVLELGVPFSDPMAEGPVIQRACERALVHGVGIRHVFEYVREFRKTNQHTPVVLMGYANPIERIGVDAFVEQSREVGADGAIVVDYPPEECEEFAAKMRAAGLDLIFLLAPTSTEARIAQVAKVGSGFSYYVSLKGVTGAGHIDTAEVAERIAEIRRHVSLPIGVGFGIRDAATAKALAGVADAVVIGSRIIQEIEAAEPAQAPAAVQAFVAGIRQALDE, from the coding sequence ATGTCCCGTATCGCCCAGACGTTCGACGCGCTGAAAGCGCACAACAAGACCGGTCTCGTGACCTTCATCACCGCTGGCGATCCCGCGCCGGCATCCACGGTGCCACTGCTGCATGCCCTGGTGGCGGGCGGCGCCGACGTGCTGGAACTCGGCGTGCCGTTTTCCGACCCGATGGCCGAAGGCCCCGTCATCCAGCGCGCCTGCGAGCGCGCCCTGGTGCATGGCGTCGGCATCCGCCACGTGTTCGAGTACGTGCGCGAGTTCCGCAAGACCAACCAGCACACCCCGGTGGTACTGATGGGCTACGCCAATCCGATCGAGCGCATCGGCGTCGACGCTTTCGTCGAGCAATCGCGCGAAGTGGGCGCCGATGGCGCGATCGTCGTCGACTACCCGCCCGAGGAATGCGAAGAATTCGCCGCCAAGATGCGCGCCGCCGGCCTCGACCTGATCTTCCTGCTGGCGCCCACCTCGACCGAGGCGCGCATCGCGCAAGTGGCCAAGGTCGGCAGCGGCTTCTCGTATTACGTGTCGCTGAAGGGCGTGACGGGTGCCGGCCATATCGATACCGCCGAGGTGGCCGAGCGGATCGCGGAGATCCGCCGGCATGTCAGCCTGCCGATCGGCGTGGGCTTCGGCATCCGCGACGCGGCCACCGCGAAGGCACTTGCCGGCGTGGCGGACGCCGTCGTCATCGGCAGCCGGATCATCCAGGAAATCGAGGCGGCCGAGCCCGCGCAGGCGCCGGCCGCCGTGCAGGCGTTCGTCGCCGGCATCCGGCAGGCGCTGGACGAATAA